A genomic window from Pagrus major chromosome 23, Pma_NU_1.0 includes:
- the mrtfbb gene encoding myocardin-related transcription factor B isoform X1 yields MGLQTWPPSTPLLSTMACLDVETPSICRGKFKSVLQLCLQQRRTREQLVEQGIMPPLKTPAAFHEQIRSLERARTGNFLKHKLCSRPERSELVRMHILQETQAEPSLQATQMMLKRARLADDLNEKISQRPGPMELVEKNILPVDSAVEEVAQGDKANFSKSPDIYNFDEDSSDAFSPQQPASQQSPSSTSASPRELAETETTTSSSNLNSPMQHSPPSNSQPTPDSINLISINEQQSNKQASTPQTVTTVIPSITPGPVLVKQSLPKLHSDKSRSKRSKEPKPRVKKLKYHQYIPPDQKQELNEVPMDSTYARLLQQQQQFLQLQILSQQQYNYQAVQPATLKPTTEVHTSCPSVVLSGNTASTPVQPRHIQTNHKPDHLPANLDEMKVAELKTELKLRSLPVSGTKTDLIERLKQYQGNSNIHTTASIETTTVTAASQSENMKLTPPVSPIASKVSSLGIDDNSIADSPTKLSNAVSPTHTAPCMNSPRRAPQEECLIETRPHERDSDKDKRLHEKERQIEELMRKLEQEQRLVEELKMQLESEKRCQQGDSPPQLSPLAPIHIKEENRTPSNCSASCSSPGLPVLVKQEEVADQCHLAPQNQFIISHQTIKPENLQPVQTGAQILLPASLPASAVTIQLPANSIKLHTTVSSAGPGLIQTSGQVPQKIEASAALQQQCSTQPLTKTWRMDSTAQSLLNTFPASGCPVGASTCQAGPEARRNKSSRTSQPTFLQQPKFSNHVSKCKDPPRYEDAVKQTRSMLTAVQGPTAASQQMDDLFDVLIESGEISPFIRQDPLSQDKHLPVTASVTTLPINTVLSRPPPVVQVAQLPPAPLNPSTSLAGLTSNTELKTLLDGALGSHTDPHTLKLMDELQSPMEVDFNENTPPSALNLHSTNMDNMDWLDLTLSVPADGVNSLDMSTPMGVFSSDFLDSHELHLNWD; encoded by the exons ATGGGACTCCAGACCTGGCCGCCAAGCACACCACTACTATCCACTATGGCCTGCCTTGATGTGGAGACCCCTTCCATCTGCAGGGGTAAATTCAAATCAG TCCTCCAACTCtgtctgcagcagaggagaactCGGGAGCAGCTTGTGGAGCAAGGCATCATGCCCC CTCTGAAAACACCTGCTGCCTTTCATGAGCAGATTCGCAGCCTGGAGAGAGCCAGG ACAGGCAACTTCTTAAAGcacaaactctgcagcaggccTGAGCGCTCTGAGCTGGTCCGTATGCACATACTACAAG aGACGCAGGCCGAACCCTCCCTGCAGGCCACACAGATGATGCTAAAGAGGGCCAGACTGGCTGATGATCTCAATGAGAAGATTTCACAGCGGCCTGGACCCATGGAGCTGGTGGAGAAAAACATCCTGCCTGTTGACTCTGCTGTCGAAGAGGTCGCCCAAG GCGATAAGGCAAACTTCTCAAAGTCACCAGATATTTACAACTTTGATGAGGACAGCAGTGATGCCTTTTCACCACAACAGCCTGCCAGCCAACAATCTCCTAGCTCCACCTCCGCCTCTCCAAGGGAGTTGGCAGAGACTGAGACAACAACTTCTTCTTCTAACTTAAACTCTCCCATGCAG CACTCCCCACCATCTAACTCACAGCCCACACCAGATTCCATCAACCTCATCTCCATCAATGAGcaacaaagcaacaaacaagCATCTACACCTCAGACAGTCACCACTGTTATCCCCAGTATCACGCCAGGGCCAGTTCTTGTGAAG CAAAGCCTGCCCAAGCTACACAGCGATAAAAGCCGCAGCAAAAGGAGCAAAGAGCCCAAACCACGGGTGAAAAAGTTAAAGTACCATCAGTACATCCCCCCAGACCAGAAGCAGGAGCTCAATGAAGTGCCGATGGACTCAACTTATGCCCGCCTcctgcaacagcagcagcagttcctTCAGCTACAGATCTTAAGCCAGCAGCAGTACAACTACCAGGCTGTCCAACCTGCCACACTGAA ACCAACAACTGAGGTACATACCAGCTGTCCCAGTGTTGTTCTGAGTGGAAACACTGCGTCTACCCCTGTGCAGCCCCGGCACATTCAGACAAACCACAAGCCGGATCATTTACCAGCTAATCTGGACGAGATGAAG GTTGCAGAGCTGAAAACGGAACTAAAACTCAGATCTTTGCCTGTTTCTGGCACTAAGACAGATCTGATAGAGAGGCTAAAGCAGTATCAGGGGAACTCTAACATCCACACTACTGCTTCCATTGAGACAACCACCGTCACAGCAGCCTCACAGTCTGAAAACATGAAGTTAACCCCGCCTGTGTCGCCTATAGCCTCCAAGGTGTCCAGTCTGGGCATCGATGACAATAGTATAGCAGACAGCCCCACCAAGCTTTCAAATGCTGTGTCTCCAACTCACACTGCTCCCTGTATGAACTCCCCACGGCGAGCTCCACAGGAAGAGTGTCTCATAGAGACAAGGCCTCATGAGAGGGACTCTGACAAGGACAAACGACTGCATGAGAAGGAACGTCAGATTGAGGAGCTGATGAGGAAGttggagcaggagcagaggctggtggaggagctgaagatgCAGCTGGAGTCGGAGAAGAGGTGTCAGCAAGGTGATTCTCCACCTCAGCTCAGCCCTCTTGCTCCCATTCACATCAAAGAGGAAAATAGGACTCCATCAAACTGCTCAGCGTCCTGCAGTTCTCCTGGTCTGCCGGTGTTAGTCAAACAAGAGGAGGTGGCAGATCAGTGCCACTTAGCTCCTCAAAATCAGTTCATCATCAGCCACCAGACTATCAAGCCTGAAAACCTGCAGCCTGTCCAGACTGGAGCTCAGATTCTCCTGCCTGCATCCCTTCCTGCCTCAGCAGTCACTATCCAGCTCCCTGCCAACAGCATCAAATTACACACTACTGTTAGCAGCGCAGGCCCAGGCCTCATCCAGACCTCTGGACAGGTGCCACAGAAAATAGAGGCCTCAGCAGCATTACAACAGCAATGCAGCACTCAGCCCCTGACAAAG ACTTGGAGGATGGATAGTACAGCACAAAGCTTACTCAACACATTCCCAGCAAGTGGATGTCCTGTGGGAGCCTCCACTTGCCAAGCTGGTCCTGAAGCACGTAGAAATAAG TCTTCCCGTACCAGCCAGCCAACTTTCTTGCAACAGCCAAAATTCTCAAACCATGTGTCAAAGTGTAAAGACCCACCCCGCTACGAGGATGCAGTTAAACAGACACGCAGCATGCTAACAGCAGTTCAG GGTCCCACTGCAGCTAGCCAACAGATGGATGACCTGTTTGATGTGTTAATCGAGAGTGGTG AGATTTCCCCCTTCATCAGACAGGATCCTCTCAGCCAGGACAAGCATCTCCCTGTGACAGCCAGTGTAACCACCCTTCCCATCAACACGGTTTTATCCCGCCCTCCACCTGTGGTCCAAGTGGCCCAATTGCCTCCAGCACCGCTCAACCCTTCGACCAGCTTGGCAGGCCTGACCTCTAACACTGAACTGAAGACCCTTCTGGATGGCGCGCTGGGCTCTCACACTGACCCACACACACTTAAGCTGATGGATGAGCTACAATCACCTATGGAGGTAGACTTTAATGAAAACACACCGCCCTCTGCCTTGAACTTGCACAGCACCAACATGGACAATATGGATTGGCTGGACCTTACTCTGTCTGTGCCAGCAGACGGAGTTAACTCTTTGGACATGTCAACGCCTATGGGTGTCTTCTCTTCTGACTTCCTGGACTCCCATGAACTGCACTTGAACTGGGACTGA
- the mrtfbb gene encoding myocardin-related transcription factor B isoform X2 → MGLQTWPPSTPLLSTMACLDVETPSICRVLQLCLQQRRTREQLVEQGIMPPLKTPAAFHEQIRSLERARTGNFLKHKLCSRPERSELVRMHILQETQAEPSLQATQMMLKRARLADDLNEKISQRPGPMELVEKNILPVDSAVEEVAQGDKANFSKSPDIYNFDEDSSDAFSPQQPASQQSPSSTSASPRELAETETTTSSSNLNSPMQHSPPSNSQPTPDSINLISINEQQSNKQASTPQTVTTVIPSITPGPVLVKQSLPKLHSDKSRSKRSKEPKPRVKKLKYHQYIPPDQKQELNEVPMDSTYARLLQQQQQFLQLQILSQQQYNYQAVQPATLKPTTEVHTSCPSVVLSGNTASTPVQPRHIQTNHKPDHLPANLDEMKVAELKTELKLRSLPVSGTKTDLIERLKQYQGNSNIHTTASIETTTVTAASQSENMKLTPPVSPIASKVSSLGIDDNSIADSPTKLSNAVSPTHTAPCMNSPRRAPQEECLIETRPHERDSDKDKRLHEKERQIEELMRKLEQEQRLVEELKMQLESEKRCQQGDSPPQLSPLAPIHIKEENRTPSNCSASCSSPGLPVLVKQEEVADQCHLAPQNQFIISHQTIKPENLQPVQTGAQILLPASLPASAVTIQLPANSIKLHTTVSSAGPGLIQTSGQVPQKIEASAALQQQCSTQPLTKTWRMDSTAQSLLNTFPASGCPVGASTCQAGPEARRNKSSRTSQPTFLQQPKFSNHVSKCKDPPRYEDAVKQTRSMLTAVQGPTAASQQMDDLFDVLIESGEISPFIRQDPLSQDKHLPVTASVTTLPINTVLSRPPPVVQVAQLPPAPLNPSTSLAGLTSNTELKTLLDGALGSHTDPHTLKLMDELQSPMEVDFNENTPPSALNLHSTNMDNMDWLDLTLSVPADGVNSLDMSTPMGVFSSDFLDSHELHLNWD, encoded by the exons ATGGGACTCCAGACCTGGCCGCCAAGCACACCACTACTATCCACTATGGCCTGCCTTGATGTGGAGACCCCTTCCATCTGCAGGG TCCTCCAACTCtgtctgcagcagaggagaactCGGGAGCAGCTTGTGGAGCAAGGCATCATGCCCC CTCTGAAAACACCTGCTGCCTTTCATGAGCAGATTCGCAGCCTGGAGAGAGCCAGG ACAGGCAACTTCTTAAAGcacaaactctgcagcaggccTGAGCGCTCTGAGCTGGTCCGTATGCACATACTACAAG aGACGCAGGCCGAACCCTCCCTGCAGGCCACACAGATGATGCTAAAGAGGGCCAGACTGGCTGATGATCTCAATGAGAAGATTTCACAGCGGCCTGGACCCATGGAGCTGGTGGAGAAAAACATCCTGCCTGTTGACTCTGCTGTCGAAGAGGTCGCCCAAG GCGATAAGGCAAACTTCTCAAAGTCACCAGATATTTACAACTTTGATGAGGACAGCAGTGATGCCTTTTCACCACAACAGCCTGCCAGCCAACAATCTCCTAGCTCCACCTCCGCCTCTCCAAGGGAGTTGGCAGAGACTGAGACAACAACTTCTTCTTCTAACTTAAACTCTCCCATGCAG CACTCCCCACCATCTAACTCACAGCCCACACCAGATTCCATCAACCTCATCTCCATCAATGAGcaacaaagcaacaaacaagCATCTACACCTCAGACAGTCACCACTGTTATCCCCAGTATCACGCCAGGGCCAGTTCTTGTGAAG CAAAGCCTGCCCAAGCTACACAGCGATAAAAGCCGCAGCAAAAGGAGCAAAGAGCCCAAACCACGGGTGAAAAAGTTAAAGTACCATCAGTACATCCCCCCAGACCAGAAGCAGGAGCTCAATGAAGTGCCGATGGACTCAACTTATGCCCGCCTcctgcaacagcagcagcagttcctTCAGCTACAGATCTTAAGCCAGCAGCAGTACAACTACCAGGCTGTCCAACCTGCCACACTGAA ACCAACAACTGAGGTACATACCAGCTGTCCCAGTGTTGTTCTGAGTGGAAACACTGCGTCTACCCCTGTGCAGCCCCGGCACATTCAGACAAACCACAAGCCGGATCATTTACCAGCTAATCTGGACGAGATGAAG GTTGCAGAGCTGAAAACGGAACTAAAACTCAGATCTTTGCCTGTTTCTGGCACTAAGACAGATCTGATAGAGAGGCTAAAGCAGTATCAGGGGAACTCTAACATCCACACTACTGCTTCCATTGAGACAACCACCGTCACAGCAGCCTCACAGTCTGAAAACATGAAGTTAACCCCGCCTGTGTCGCCTATAGCCTCCAAGGTGTCCAGTCTGGGCATCGATGACAATAGTATAGCAGACAGCCCCACCAAGCTTTCAAATGCTGTGTCTCCAACTCACACTGCTCCCTGTATGAACTCCCCACGGCGAGCTCCACAGGAAGAGTGTCTCATAGAGACAAGGCCTCATGAGAGGGACTCTGACAAGGACAAACGACTGCATGAGAAGGAACGTCAGATTGAGGAGCTGATGAGGAAGttggagcaggagcagaggctggtggaggagctgaagatgCAGCTGGAGTCGGAGAAGAGGTGTCAGCAAGGTGATTCTCCACCTCAGCTCAGCCCTCTTGCTCCCATTCACATCAAAGAGGAAAATAGGACTCCATCAAACTGCTCAGCGTCCTGCAGTTCTCCTGGTCTGCCGGTGTTAGTCAAACAAGAGGAGGTGGCAGATCAGTGCCACTTAGCTCCTCAAAATCAGTTCATCATCAGCCACCAGACTATCAAGCCTGAAAACCTGCAGCCTGTCCAGACTGGAGCTCAGATTCTCCTGCCTGCATCCCTTCCTGCCTCAGCAGTCACTATCCAGCTCCCTGCCAACAGCATCAAATTACACACTACTGTTAGCAGCGCAGGCCCAGGCCTCATCCAGACCTCTGGACAGGTGCCACAGAAAATAGAGGCCTCAGCAGCATTACAACAGCAATGCAGCACTCAGCCCCTGACAAAG ACTTGGAGGATGGATAGTACAGCACAAAGCTTACTCAACACATTCCCAGCAAGTGGATGTCCTGTGGGAGCCTCCACTTGCCAAGCTGGTCCTGAAGCACGTAGAAATAAG TCTTCCCGTACCAGCCAGCCAACTTTCTTGCAACAGCCAAAATTCTCAAACCATGTGTCAAAGTGTAAAGACCCACCCCGCTACGAGGATGCAGTTAAACAGACACGCAGCATGCTAACAGCAGTTCAG GGTCCCACTGCAGCTAGCCAACAGATGGATGACCTGTTTGATGTGTTAATCGAGAGTGGTG AGATTTCCCCCTTCATCAGACAGGATCCTCTCAGCCAGGACAAGCATCTCCCTGTGACAGCCAGTGTAACCACCCTTCCCATCAACACGGTTTTATCCCGCCCTCCACCTGTGGTCCAAGTGGCCCAATTGCCTCCAGCACCGCTCAACCCTTCGACCAGCTTGGCAGGCCTGACCTCTAACACTGAACTGAAGACCCTTCTGGATGGCGCGCTGGGCTCTCACACTGACCCACACACACTTAAGCTGATGGATGAGCTACAATCACCTATGGAGGTAGACTTTAATGAAAACACACCGCCCTCTGCCTTGAACTTGCACAGCACCAACATGGACAATATGGATTGGCTGGACCTTACTCTGTCTGTGCCAGCAGACGGAGTTAACTCTTTGGACATGTCAACGCCTATGGGTGTCTTCTCTTCTGACTTCCTGGACTCCCATGAACTGCACTTGAACTGGGACTGA
- the snrnp25 gene encoding U11/U12 small nuclear ribonucleoprotein 25 kDa protein translates to MMEEQSLDTAGGGEQRVKEEEEDSDNRTEMAAAPDVEEDEDEEALPHSEILDIFEEGLAQLVQDPLLCDLPIQVTLEEVNSQIALEYGQAMTVRVLKADGEIMPIVVVQNATVLDLKKAICRFMELKQQREGGVKHISWRYVWRTYHLVFQGEKLEDDKMRLKDYGIRNRDEVTFMKRLRKK, encoded by the exons ATGATGGAGGAGCAGAGTCTGGAcactgctggaggaggagaacagcgtgtaaaggaagaagaggaggacagtGACAACCGGACGGAGATGGCAGCAGCTCCAGACgtagaggaggatgaagatgaagaggctCTTCCTCACTCAGAGATCCTGGATATTTTCGAGGAGGGACTTGCTCAACTTGTGCAGGACCCTTTACTTTGTGATCTGCCAATCCAG GTAACTTTGGAGGAGGTCAATTCTCAGATTGCTCTGGAGTATGGCCAGGCGATGACTGTGAGGGTTTTAAAGGCAGATGGGGAAATAATGC CCATAGTGGTGGTGCAAAATGCCACAGTCCTTGACCTGAAGAAGGCCATTTGCAGATTCATGGAGCTAAAACAACAACGTGAAGGCGGAGTAAAACATATCAGCTg GAGATACGTTTGGAGAACGTATCATTTAGTATTTCAAGGGGAAAAGCTTGAAGATGACAAGATGAGGCTCAAAGA CTACGGGATCAGGAACAGAGATGAAGTGACATTCATGAAGAGACTCAGGAAAAAGTGA
- the polr3k gene encoding DNA-directed RNA polymerase III subunit RPC10, whose protein sequence is MLLFCPTCGNVLIVEEGQKCMRFACNTCPYVHNITRKVNNRKYPKLKEVDDVLGGAAAWENVDSTAEKCPKCEHPRAYFMQIQTRSADEPMTTFYKCCNAQCGHRWRD, encoded by the exons ATGCTTCTGTTCTGTCCGACCTGCggaaatgttttaattgtcgAGGAGGGACAGAAGTGTATGAGATTCGCCTGCAACACCTGCCCGTATGTACACAACATCACAAGAAAG GTAAATAACAGGAAGTATCCCAAGTTAAAGGAGGTGGATGATGTGCTTGGTGGGGCTGCAGCTTGGGAAAACGTGGACTCCACTGCTG aaaaatgtccGAAGTGTGAGCACCCTCGGGCGTATTTCATGCAGATTCAGACCAGATCAGCTGATGAGCCGATGACGACTTTCTACAAATGCTGCAATGCCCAGTGTGGACACCGATGGAGAGACTGA